The DNA segment ACGCAGCAGTCGATCCGCGGATCGAGTTGACGTGAGAAAGCCGCGGTGCAGAAAAGCCGCGGCGTGCCTAGTCGGTCAATGTTCAAGACGTTGACGGCGCCACGACCCCATTTTTTCCGTCTTTCGTGAGCCGAAGAACGCCACGATCACGACGCCCGCCAGCAGGAGCAGGACGCTCAGCAGTTGGCCGCGGGTGACACCCCAGGTCTGGAATTCCTGATTGATGATCTGTGCATCGGGCGTGCGGAACTGCTCACCGATGATGCGCACGATGCCGTAGCTGATCGCAAACCATCCGCCGATCACCAGAGGCCGACGCGGCTTGCGCCACAGAAACACCAGCACCGCAAACACGACCAGCCCTTCGAGCACCGCTTCGTAAAGCTGCGACGGATGGCGTGCGGTGAGCACCGGCTCGATGATCCGCGCGACCTGCTGGTTGCCTTCCTGAATCGCGCTGATGACCGCATCGATCTGCTGTCCGCTCGAACGCCAGCCGTGGATCGGTTTAGGCAGCAGGTCCACCGCGCGCTGGAGGTGCTCGCCCATCGCGTCGGTCCAGGGGATCGCCGGCGTGCCCCACTCGTTCATTTCCTGCGGAAACTTCACCGCCAGCGGAAACGCCGGATCGCACAGACGACCGAACAACTCGCCGTTGATGAAGTTGGCGATGCGGCCGAAGAAAAGTCCCAGCGGCGCGCCGAAGGCGAAAAGGTCGAGGAGGAACGGCACGGGTTGCTTGTGACGCCATCCGAAATAAAAGCAGGCGACGATTCCGCCGATCATTCCGCCGTGGCTGGCCATGCCGCCCTGATTGAGCTTGAACACGCCCCAGTAAGGGAACGTGTCATCGAACTGCGTGAACAGCGACGGGCCGTAAAACACGCAATATCCCAGCCGCCCGCCGAGGACGACGCCCAGCGCCAAGGTGACGATCAGGTCGCCGACCTGCTCCGGTTTGAGCGTGGAGATGCCGACCTTCGTGACGCGGCGGATCACGGCGTACGCAATGGCGAAACCCAGAATGTAGGAGAGTCCGTACCAGCGGATCGGGCCGTCGCGCCAGAGCATGACGGCATACGGATCGATGTTGTGCAGCCACGCCGCGAGCAGGAGCATGGCGGGATTGTATGTCCTGACGGCCTGCGCACAGCGACCTTAGCTGAAAACTTTTTCAGCCGTCATTCCCGGACCGCCAAAGACGGGCCGCCGCGTCAATTGAGTTTTCGACCGATGTCAGGATTGACCAGCGGCGAGCCGACGACCGGTTCGGGTGCCGCCGCTGCGCCGCCGGGTGTCAGCGCTTCATCAACGCGGCGCATCAGGTCGAGGTAATCCATCTGCACGATCTGGAAATCGCGGAGCGTGGGATTGCGGATCACGCCGGTCTGAAGCTTTTCGAGCTGCTGCTTGTCGGCGACTTCGATGGGCTGGCCGGCCTGCTCTTTTTCGCCGAGCTTCTGGAGGTGGCGGTTGTAATCGTTGAGGACGCGCTGGGCCTCGACATCGGATTGGAGTTTGCGGATAGTTTCCTCAAACTTTTTGGCAGCGGGATGCTGCGCGATGAGTTTGCCCAGTTCGCGTGCGGACGCCAGGATTTCTTCGGTGGTTGCCATAGACATCATCGTAGGGAACAAAACCAGCACGGGCCACGGCTGACGAGATCAACCGGAGGGCGGACGCTCTGCCGCCGATTGCGCGACGTGCGGCTACTTGTTGTCGGCGACGCGCAGCTCTTCGGGCTTGAACGAGAAAGGCGCCGCCCTGAGGATCGTCCGCCAGTCCTCGGTGCGGAGATTGATTTCGGCGATGCGCCGCAGCGAGATCTGCTCTTTGATGTCGGCGGGCAGACGCACCGACGGAGCCAGCTCCGCAGCGGCGTAGCGGAGCGAGTAGTCCGCGCTTTCGATCATCGTCCAGCACTCGCCTTGACGTTCCGCCGAGAGCTTGCCTGCCGCCAGTCCTCCGCCTGAGAGCACGAGATAGCGGAACGAGGTGAGCGACATCGAGCGCAGCGTCGCGTCATCGACCGAGGCTTTATTGGCGGCACGCTTGGAGACGATGCGGCGGTGCAGCTCACGCAACGCTTCGATCTCCGGTCGCAGCGGCAGCTCCGGGTCTCTCAGGTGCATGGCCACCCGCAGATTCAACGCATCGAAAAGATTTTTGGCGGCAT comes from the Phycisphaeraceae bacterium genome and includes:
- the lgt gene encoding prolipoprotein diacylglyceryl transferase encodes the protein MLLLAAWLHNIDPYAVMLWRDGPIRWYGLSYILGFAIAYAVIRRVTKVGISTLKPEQVGDLIVTLALGVVLGGRLGYCVFYGPSLFTQFDDTFPYWGVFKLNQGGMASHGGMIGGIVACFYFGWRHKQPVPFLLDLFAFGAPLGLFFGRIANFINGELFGRLCDPAFPLAVKFPQEMNEWGTPAIPWTDAMGEHLQRAVDLLPKPIHGWRSSGQQIDAVISAIQEGNQQVARIIEPVLTARHPSQLYEAVLEGLVVFAVLVFLWRKPRRPLVIGGWFAISYGIVRIIGEQFRTPDAQIINQEFQTWGVTRGQLLSVLLLLAGVVIVAFFGSRKTEKMGSWRRQRLEH
- a CDS encoding YlbF family regulator, producing the protein MATTEEILASARELGKLIAQHPAAKKFEETIRKLQSDVEAQRVLNDYNRHLQKLGEKEQAGQPIEVADKQQLEKLQTGVIRNPTLRDFQIVQMDYLDLMRRVDEALTPGGAAAAPEPVVGSPLVNPDIGRKLN